The Spirochaeta isovalerica genome includes a window with the following:
- a CDS encoding PqqD family protein, whose protein sequence is MNWTENLKINKEFISRDLGDEIVLMSKDGQEIHSFEDSGLWVWQQLQEGKTPQDILGAILEEYDVPEERAKADLEDFFNDLLEKGIVE, encoded by the coding sequence ATGAACTGGACTGAAAATCTTAAAATCAATAAGGAATTCATTTCCCGTGATCTGGGTGACGAAATCGTTCTCATGTCGAAAGACGGACAGGAAATCCACAGTTTCGAAGATTCGGGCTTATGGGTATGGCAGCAGCTGCAGGAAGGGAAAACCCCTCAGGATATTCTCGGCGCGATTCTGGAAGAATATGATGTCCCGGAAGAGCGCGCTAAAGCGGATCTGGAAGATTTTTTCAATGATCTTCTGGAAAAAGGCATAGTAGAGTAA
- a CDS encoding TetR/AcrR family transcriptional regulator — MSEKITPKGMKTRLRIIDSSIKLIHEKGIENVTLSDICSASGIAQGTFYHHFKSMDGILLEIIRREGEEMTALMNSMEGTAPSVKLEKLLAALYHYYERKGKDIVSQIYRLELRPEGGPSIIEEYLPIRPLLNRIILEGQKTGDFSREEDSDFYCSLLTSQIIFQSFLWIRSSSDESFSSYARRGMSPLIKLLKP; from the coding sequence ATGAGCGAGAAAATAACCCCGAAGGGAATGAAAACCAGACTGAGAATTATTGATTCTTCTATCAAACTGATTCATGAAAAAGGGATCGAAAATGTCACTCTCAGCGATATCTGTTCCGCTTCGGGCATCGCGCAGGGAACGTTCTATCACCATTTCAAATCGATGGATGGAATTCTGCTGGAAATAATCCGCCGCGAAGGGGAGGAAATGACGGCTCTGATGAATTCGATGGAAGGCACAGCCCCGTCTGTAAAGCTGGAAAAGCTTCTTGCCGCGCTCTATCATTATTACGAACGGAAAGGAAAGGATATTGTCTCCCAGATTTACAGGTTGGAACTCAGGCCGGAGGGCGGCCCGTCTATCATTGAAGAATACCTTCCCATACGCCCCCTGCTGAACCGGATAATACTGGAGGGACAGAAGACCGGAGATTTTTCCCGGGAAGAGGATTCGGATTTTTACTGCTCACTTCTGACATCACAGATAATTTTTCAGTCCTTTCTCTGGATCCGGAGCTCGTCGGACGAGTCCTTTTCTTCTTATGCCCGCAGAGGAATGTCTCCCCTGATAAAACTGCTTAAGCCGTGA
- a CDS encoding radical SAM/SPASM domain-containing protein — protein sequence MGELRDRILAKYKAQNRLNAVMIEVTHRCPCSCIHCYIPDNPPPELTLEEFKILFSQLKEEGVFDLGFTGGEPFIRKDMWDILKAASKEGFFLTVLSTGLLWKKKDIARLKKVGVQAVEISLLGGRAETHDSIMKFPGAFEHLKKTIPLLAKEGIGVVLKTTLLRENYRELPLMEELARELKVEYAALVNVSSRLDGDNSPRDHALGAEELKEIPMKYIVGQESLSSCHNQAYLTCNAGKIFGSITPEGDVLPCLMFRRPVGNIRKQTLKEIWHDDPDPYLIDLREMKDEDVEECYSCSRRDFCPRCPAMVYLDTGDIKKKSPNACRMAEVISGIGESAETAAKQDLNRSKAP from the coding sequence ATGGGTGAGCTGCGTGACAGAATCCTGGCAAAATATAAAGCCCAGAACCGCCTTAATGCCGTCATGATTGAGGTGACCCACCGTTGCCCCTGTTCGTGCATTCATTGTTATATACCCGACAATCCGCCGCCGGAACTGACTCTTGAGGAGTTTAAAATCCTCTTTTCTCAATTAAAAGAGGAAGGGGTCTTCGATCTGGGTTTTACCGGAGGTGAACCTTTTATCCGCAAGGATATGTGGGACATCCTCAAGGCCGCTTCGAAAGAGGGATTTTTTCTCACCGTTTTATCAACGGGACTTCTCTGGAAGAAAAAAGATATCGCCCGACTTAAAAAAGTCGGTGTGCAGGCGGTGGAAATATCCCTTCTCGGGGGGCGGGCGGAAACCCACGATTCCATAATGAAATTCCCCGGTGCTTTTGAACACCTGAAAAAAACCATACCTCTGCTGGCGAAAGAGGGAATCGGTGTGGTTTTGAAGACGACGCTTCTCAGGGAAAACTACAGAGAATTGCCGCTTATGGAGGAACTGGCGCGGGAACTCAAGGTGGAGTATGCCGCACTGGTAAACGTAAGCTCCCGACTGGACGGTGACAACTCCCCCCGGGACCATGCTCTCGGGGCTGAAGAGCTGAAAGAGATCCCCATGAAATATATTGTGGGACAGGAATCATTGAGTTCCTGCCACAATCAGGCATATCTGACCTGTAACGCCGGAAAAATATTCGGTTCCATCACTCCCGAAGGGGATGTGCTTCCCTGTCTCATGTTCCGCAGGCCTGTGGGAAATATAAGAAAGCAGACTCTGAAAGAGATCTGGCATGACGATCCCGATCCCTATCTCATCGATCTGCGGGAAATGAAAGATGAGGATGTGGAGGAGTGCTACAGCTGTTCCAGAAGGGATTTCTGTCCCCGTTGTCCCGCCATGGTCTACCTCGATACGGGAGATATCAAAAAAAAATCCCCGAACGCCTGCCGTATGGCAGAAGTAATTTCGGGGATAGGAGAGTCGGCGGAAACCGCCGCAAAGCAGGACCTCAATCGCAGCAAAGCACCTTAA